A genomic region of Limnohabitans curvus contains the following coding sequences:
- a CDS encoding NUDIX domain-containing protein produces MTMKPTSDDHLVEHTLDHVELLKGHFLHAFRDTVRLPSGDTATREFVIHPGAVMIIAIRDDGRLVMERQYRYPVQQVMIEFPAGKLDPGEDRLVCAQRELLEETGYRATEWAHAGVLHPVISYSTEFIDIWFARGLTQGERQLDEGEFLDVFDASVDELLAWSRDGQLTDAKTLTGLLWLQNHLSGAWPLQWQSL; encoded by the coding sequence ATGACTATGAAACCCACATCTGATGACCATTTGGTCGAACACACGCTAGACCACGTTGAGCTGCTCAAAGGCCACTTCTTGCACGCCTTTCGCGACACCGTGCGCTTGCCCAGCGGAGACACCGCCACACGTGAGTTTGTGATTCACCCCGGCGCGGTGATGATCATCGCCATCCGCGACGATGGCCGTTTGGTGATGGAGCGCCAATACCGCTACCCCGTGCAACAGGTGATGATTGAGTTCCCTGCGGGCAAGCTCGACCCAGGCGAAGACCGTTTGGTGTGTGCCCAACGTGAGTTGCTAGAAGAAACTGGCTACCGCGCCACCGAGTGGGCCCATGCGGGTGTCTTGCACCCCGTCATCAGCTATTCCACCGAGTTCATCGACATTTGGTTTGCCCGCGGCCTGACCCAAGGCGAGCGACAACTGGACGAAGGCGAGTTTCTCGATGTGTTTGATGCTAGCGTAGACGAGCTGCTAGCATGGTCACGTGATGGCCAGCTGACGGACGCCAAAACCCTCACAGGATTGCTCTGGCTGCAAAACCACCTCAGTGGTGCATGGCCCCTGCAATGGCAGAGCCTATGA
- a CDS encoding DUF1178 family protein has product MKVLDLQCAQHHVFEGWFGSEDDYQSQLTRGLLNCPMCGDANVSKKLSAPRLNLNATESADNATPTLPSLQDAANLEPAQLQAALLKMVRHVVANTEDVGNSFPEEARKMHYGEAEARNIRGHATPEETEGLIDEGIAVMPLPLPDVLKEPLQ; this is encoded by the coding sequence ATGAAAGTGTTAGACCTTCAATGCGCCCAACACCACGTGTTTGAAGGCTGGTTTGGTTCCGAAGATGACTACCAAAGCCAGCTCACACGTGGCTTGCTGAACTGCCCGATGTGCGGCGATGCCAACGTGAGCAAAAAACTCAGCGCACCTCGCTTGAACCTGAATGCGACCGAGTCCGCTGACAACGCAACGCCTACATTGCCCAGCCTACAAGACGCGGCTAATTTAGAGCCCGCGCAGTTGCAAGCCGCTTTGCTCAAGATGGTGCGCCATGTGGTGGCGAATACCGAAGACGTGGGCAACAGCTTCCCCGAAGAAGCCCGCAAGATGCACTATGGAGAAGCTGAGGCACGCAACATTCGCGGCCACGCCACACCTGAAGAAACTGAAGGGTTGATTGACGAAGGCATCGCCGTCATGCCTTTGCCGTTGCCTGACGTGCTCAAAGAGCCGTTGCAGTAA
- the miaA gene encoding tRNA (adenosine(37)-N6)-dimethylallyltransferase MiaA — translation MSNASHLAQGWTVDAIALVGPTASGKTAAALAIAQAWPVEIISVDSALVYRGMDIGTAKPNADELAQVPHHLIDIRDPLHAYSAAEFARDATTLMADIRARGKLPLLVGGTMLYLKALRDGIDDLPTAQPELRAEIEQQAFALGWPAMHAELAKVDAITAERLAPNDAQRISRALEVWRVSGKALSQWFAEADATRATQPALNMPLLSLEPVNRAWLHARIALRFDIMLAGGFVAEVQTLRARGDLHIDLPSMRCVGYRQAWELLDRAEAVGAAPESILPQLHELGVAATRQLAKRQLTWLRGMDERIVIPCDAPDALAQTLAAVQRFTATAL, via the coding sequence GTGTCTAACGCATCGCATCTGGCACAAGGCTGGACCGTTGACGCCATCGCCCTCGTTGGTCCGACGGCCAGCGGTAAAACTGCAGCAGCTTTGGCGATCGCCCAAGCATGGCCCGTTGAAATCATCAGCGTGGATTCGGCCTTGGTGTATCGCGGCATGGACATTGGCACGGCCAAGCCCAATGCCGATGAACTCGCACAAGTGCCGCACCACCTGATTGACATTCGCGACCCACTGCACGCCTACAGCGCGGCTGAATTTGCCCGCGATGCCACCACCTTGATGGCCGACATCCGCGCGCGCGGCAAGCTGCCTCTGCTGGTAGGCGGCACCATGCTCTACCTCAAAGCCTTGCGCGATGGCATTGACGACTTGCCCACTGCACAGCCCGAGCTGCGCGCCGAAATCGAGCAACAAGCCTTCGCCTTGGGTTGGCCTGCTATGCATGCCGAACTGGCGAAGGTCGATGCCATCACGGCCGAACGACTCGCCCCCAACGATGCACAGCGCATCTCGCGCGCACTCGAAGTGTGGCGCGTGAGCGGCAAAGCTTTGTCGCAATGGTTTGCTGAAGCAGACGCCACGCGTGCAACGCAACCAGCACTGAATATGCCCCTGCTCTCGCTAGAGCCCGTCAACCGCGCATGGCTGCATGCGCGCATTGCGCTGCGCTTTGACATCATGCTGGCGGGAGGATTTGTGGCTGAGGTACAAACCCTGCGTGCGCGAGGTGACTTGCACATCGATTTGCCCAGCATGCGCTGTGTGGGATACCGCCAAGCGTGGGAGTTGCTCGACCGTGCAGAGGCTGTAGGCGCCGCCCCAGAAAGCATCTTGCCCCAACTGCACGAGTTGGGCGTGGCGGCTACGCGGCAGTTGGCCAAACGACAACTCACTTGGCTGCGCGGCATGGACGAGCGCATCGTCATCCCCTGTGATGCACCCGATGCGTTGGCGCAAACACTGGCCGCTGTGCAGCGGTTTACTGCAACGGCTCTTTGA
- a CDS encoding multidrug effflux MFS transporter has product MSPTLIIVLLSMLLGIQPVATDLYLPALPAIKAEFGATLSQVQLTLSALLLAFGTSQLVWGPLSDRFGRRPILLWGLGTFTLAGLGCVLASSMQELIVWRALQGAAMGAVVMCARAIVRDLYTPETGAGVMSKALTGLGFLACASAPLGGLLTDLWSWHAALSLVMGFGAIALILVALTFKETVHRKNPHALQVKVLAKTWWHIVRHPTFVAFTCVSIGSYGGLFTFLASSSFVFINLLGLARWQYGLLLFSMAFTYLLGTVLCRRLLARFGVTQTVAIGGVFSLVGGGWMALNAWLGGQSVVSLMGPFYWFILAHGIHQPCGQSGAVGPFPKAAGAASALGGFLMMVAAFITGLWLGAVQDGSALPMAQSIAFWSVITALSAWLLVLRRGGPRV; this is encoded by the coding sequence ATGTCCCCCACGCTCATCATTGTGTTGCTGTCGATGCTGCTGGGTATTCAGCCTGTGGCCACCGACTTGTACTTGCCCGCACTGCCTGCCATCAAGGCAGAGTTTGGTGCAACGCTGTCGCAGGTGCAGCTCACGCTCAGCGCTTTGCTGTTGGCCTTTGGCACATCGCAGTTGGTGTGGGGCCCCCTGTCCGATCGCTTTGGCCGTCGTCCGATTTTGTTGTGGGGCTTGGGCACTTTCACGCTCGCAGGCTTGGGCTGTGTGTTGGCCAGCAGTATGCAAGAGCTGATCGTGTGGCGTGCTTTACAAGGCGCTGCTATGGGTGCGGTGGTGATGTGTGCACGTGCCATCGTGCGCGACCTGTACACCCCCGAGACGGGCGCAGGCGTGATGTCTAAGGCGCTGACAGGTTTAGGTTTTTTGGCTTGCGCCAGTGCGCCTTTGGGCGGCTTGCTGACCGACTTGTGGAGCTGGCACGCTGCACTGAGTTTGGTGATGGGATTTGGGGCGATCGCACTGATCTTGGTGGCCCTGACATTCAAAGAAACGGTGCATCGTAAAAACCCACATGCGCTACAGGTCAAGGTGCTAGCAAAGACGTGGTGGCACATCGTGCGCCACCCCACGTTTGTGGCGTTCACCTGTGTGTCGATTGGCTCATACGGCGGGCTCTTTACCTTCTTGGCATCGTCTTCGTTCGTTTTCATCAACTTGTTGGGATTGGCGCGCTGGCAATACGGGTTGTTGTTGTTTTCGATGGCCTTCACTTATTTACTGGGCACCGTGTTGTGCCGTCGTTTGTTGGCTCGATTTGGCGTGACGCAAACGGTCGCCATTGGCGGGGTGTTCAGCTTGGTAGGCGGCGGCTGGATGGCACTCAATGCGTGGCTGGGTGGGCAAAGTGTGGTGAGTCTGATGGGGCCGTTTTATTGGTTCATCTTGGCGCACGGCATCCATCAGCCATGCGGTCAAAGTGGTGCGGTGGGGCCTTTCCCCAAAGCGGCGGGTGCGGCATCGGCCCTAGGCGGCTTCTTGATGATGGTGGCAGCTTTCATCACAGGGCTGTGGCTGGGTGCGGTGCAAGACGGCTCTGCGCTGCCCATGGCGCAAAGCATCGCGTTTTGGTCTGTCATCACTGCGCTGTCGGCTTGGCTGCTGGTGTTGCGCCGTGGAGGCCCGCGTGTCTAA
- the mutL gene encoding DNA mismatch repair endonuclease MutL: MHPATQPPRAIRELPDELISQIAAGEVIERPAAVVRELVDNALDAGSTHITLRLLAGGVRLISVEDNGVGIPAHELPVALKRHATSKITSLTELESVGTMGFRGEALAAIQSVSELSVLSRTANQDSAMLLDGRSGELQPAARAQGTTVEVKELFYSTPARRKFLKTDNTELAHCVEAVRRHALTRPEVGFAIWHEGKLVEQWRAQTIDAASGEDLNKQHQAALDRRLADVLGDDFLENSVAVHYQSGNVTVVGRAGIPDAARSRADHQFAYVNGRYVRDKVITHAARSAYEDVLHGHRQPIYALYVEIDPTRVDVNVHPTKIEVRFRDGREVHQAVRHAVENALAVPRANMLMANALQNHELPMAGTFGAGGAFSDAATLGVSTPPTWPNANWQQAPMPLAGTRVSDLGALWQPTPRTGLPAEEQTAQSFAPSAFSAANTPTPSLQEAAPETWPLGKAIAQLHGVYILAENAQGLVLVDMHAAHERIVYEQLKTQIDAQRISSQPLLIPATFPATAQEVATAEACAEALQELGLEISTLSSKTLAVRAVPSSLAQGDAVALARSVLAELSQHDASTVVQRARNELLATMACHGAVRANRKLTVDEMNGLLRQMEVTERSDQCNHGRPTWRQLSMRELDALFLRGR, from the coding sequence GTGCACCCTGCTACCCAACCCCCACGCGCCATCCGCGAACTCCCAGATGAACTGATCAGCCAAATCGCCGCTGGCGAGGTGATCGAACGCCCCGCCGCTGTCGTGCGTGAACTGGTGGACAACGCGCTAGACGCGGGGTCCACACACATCACGCTGCGGTTGTTGGCCGGTGGTGTGCGCCTGATCAGCGTGGAAGACAACGGCGTGGGCATTCCCGCCCATGAGTTGCCCGTGGCCTTGAAGCGCCACGCCACCAGCAAAATCACCAGCCTCACCGAGCTTGAATCGGTGGGCACCATGGGTTTTCGCGGCGAAGCGTTGGCCGCGATTCAATCGGTCTCTGAGTTGTCGGTGCTGTCACGCACGGCAAACCAAGACAGCGCCATGCTGCTCGATGGCCGCAGCGGCGAGCTGCAACCCGCCGCCCGCGCCCAAGGCACGACGGTGGAAGTCAAAGAGCTGTTTTACAGCACACCCGCACGCCGCAAATTTTTAAAGACAGACAACACCGAACTGGCCCACTGCGTAGAAGCCGTGCGTCGACATGCCCTGACCCGCCCTGAGGTGGGTTTTGCCATTTGGCACGAAGGCAAGTTGGTCGAGCAATGGCGTGCGCAAACCATTGACGCGGCTTCGGGTGAAGACCTGAACAAGCAACACCAAGCCGCGCTAGACCGCCGCTTGGCCGATGTGTTGGGCGACGATTTTTTAGAAAACTCGGTGGCCGTGCATTACCAATCGGGCAACGTGACCGTGGTGGGACGCGCTGGCATTCCAGACGCCGCCCGCTCACGTGCCGACCACCAGTTTGCCTATGTGAATGGCCGCTATGTGCGCGACAAAGTCATCACCCACGCCGCACGCAGCGCGTATGAAGATGTGCTGCACGGCCACCGCCAACCCATTTATGCGCTGTACGTCGAGATTGACCCCACGCGTGTGGACGTCAACGTGCACCCCACCAAAATTGAAGTGCGTTTCCGTGATGGCCGTGAGGTGCACCAAGCGGTGCGCCACGCGGTAGAAAACGCCTTGGCGGTGCCACGCGCCAACATGCTCATGGCCAATGCCTTGCAAAACCATGAGCTACCAATGGCGGGCACTTTTGGCGCGGGTGGCGCTTTTAGCGACGCCGCTACATTGGGCGTATCGACACCACCCACTTGGCCCAACGCCAATTGGCAGCAAGCGCCCATGCCTTTGGCTGGCACGCGTGTGTCTGACTTGGGCGCGTTGTGGCAACCCACACCCCGCACCGGCTTGCCCGCGGAAGAACAAACGGCGCAAAGCTTCGCACCCAGCGCTTTCAGCGCAGCCAACACACCAACCCCATCGCTGCAAGAGGCGGCCCCCGAAACTTGGCCTTTGGGCAAAGCCATCGCGCAGCTGCACGGCGTGTACATCTTGGCCGAGAACGCGCAAGGTTTGGTGTTGGTCGATATGCACGCCGCGCACGAACGCATCGTGTACGAACAACTCAAAACACAAATTGACGCGCAGCGTATCAGCAGCCAACCGCTGCTAATTCCCGCCACCTTCCCTGCCACCGCGCAAGAGGTGGCCACCGCCGAGGCCTGCGCTGAAGCGTTGCAAGAGCTCGGTTTAGAAATCTCCACGCTCTCCAGCAAAACACTCGCTGTGCGTGCCGTGCCCAGCAGCTTGGCGCAAGGCGATGCCGTGGCACTGGCGCGCAGCGTGTTGGCCGAGTTGAGCCAACACGACGCCAGCACGGTGGTGCAACGCGCCCGTAACGAACTGCTGGCCACCATGGCCTGCCACGGTGCGGTGCGTGCCAACCGCAAACTCACAGTGGACGAAATGAATGGCTTGCTTCGCCAAATGGAAGTGACCGAGCGCTCCGACCAATGCAACCACGGCCGCCCCACCTGGCGACAACTGTCGATGCGTGAGCTCGACGCGCTGTTTTTACGCGGTCGCTGA
- a CDS encoding DedA family protein, translated as MELITFLIDFILHVDRYLEAFVQANGTWVYALLFLIIFVETGLVVMPFLPGDSLLFVVGAMCGVGLMDYGLSVALLLTAAVAGNQTNYTIGRFFGPKVFAWEDSKFFNRRAFDQAHAFYERYGGVTLIAARFMPFVRTFAPFVAGVAQMTRRKFTFFDITGGALWVGGIVTAGYFFGNIPWVKTHLDKIIWAMIFIPGALAIYGSWKASRAAHINAD; from the coding sequence ATGGAACTTATTACTTTCTTGATCGACTTCATCCTGCACGTAGACCGCTACTTGGAAGCCTTTGTGCAAGCCAATGGCACTTGGGTCTATGCCTTGCTGTTTCTCATCATTTTTGTGGAGACCGGTTTGGTGGTCATGCCCTTTTTGCCCGGTGACTCGCTGCTGTTTGTGGTGGGGGCTATGTGCGGCGTGGGCTTGATGGATTACGGCTTGTCCGTGGCCTTGCTGCTCACCGCTGCGGTGGCGGGCAACCAAACCAATTACACGATTGGCCGCTTCTTTGGTCCGAAGGTGTTTGCGTGGGAGGATTCCAAGTTTTTCAACCGTCGGGCCTTCGACCAAGCCCACGCGTTTTACGAGCGCTACGGCGGTGTGACCTTGATCGCCGCACGCTTCATGCCCTTTGTGCGCACCTTCGCGCCCTTTGTGGCAGGCGTAGCGCAGATGACGCGTCGCAAGTTCACCTTCTTTGACATCACCGGTGGCGCGTTGTGGGTGGGCGGTATCGTGACGGCGGGTTACTTTTTTGGCAACATTCCGTGGGTCAAAACCCATTTGGACAAGATCATCTGGGCGATGATTTTTATTCCCGGCGCTTTGGCTATTTATGGCTCGTGGAAAGCCTCACGCGCTGCACACATCAACGCTGACTGA
- a CDS encoding VF530 family DNA-binding protein has translation MTDAPEQPKNPLHGMTLEKIVTELADYYGWAGLGERINIRCFTQDPSVGSSLKFLRKTPWARDKVESLYLFMLRDVRRGERGF, from the coding sequence ATGACCGACGCACCCGAACAACCCAAAAACCCACTGCACGGCATGACGCTGGAGAAAATCGTCACCGAGCTCGCTGACTATTACGGCTGGGCAGGCTTGGGCGAGCGCATCAACATTCGCTGCTTCACGCAGGACCCCAGCGTGGGATCAAGCCTCAAGTTTTTGCGCAAAACACCTTGGGCACGTGACAAGGTGGAGAGCTTGTATTTGTTCATGCTGCGCGACGTGCGCCGCGGAGAACGTGGGTTTTAA
- a CDS encoding N-acetylmuramoyl-L-alanine amidase produces the protein MTQHKGIQRRSLLQGGSLALLLGSADIAWGASIVAVRVWPAAAYTRVTIESDTALKTVPIFVANPPRLAVDIEGIELNPALKELVGKVRSDDPYITGVRVGQYANKTVRLVLDLRQMVKPQVFNLLPVKTGNTQYQHRLVLDLYPSDVADPLEALIVDKLKGGTAFNAPSMTATPTPSASKLGTRADPVGDLMAKPNVTPEVPSPAASTASAPITTAASVNQQQDGERFIIVALDPGHGGEDPGASGPSGTREKDVVLKIAHRLRDRINNTVIKTKHGNLPMRAYLTRDADYFVPLQQRVEKARRVQADLFISIHADAFQTPEAKGASVFALSDGAASSAAAKWMAKQENRADLIGGLNIKSQDAAVQRALLDMSTTAQIKDSLKLGSAMLGQIKHIGKLHKGRVEQAGFAVLKAPDIPSVLVETAFISNPEEEKRLVSAQYQNDLADALMKGIERYFSRNPPLAKTRNT, from the coding sequence ATGACGCAACACAAGGGCATCCAAAGACGCAGCCTGCTTCAAGGCGGCTCGCTCGCCTTGCTGTTAGGCAGTGCCGACATTGCTTGGGGTGCCAGCATCGTGGCCGTGCGCGTGTGGCCCGCAGCGGCCTACACACGCGTGACGATTGAGAGCGACACAGCACTGAAAACCGTACCTATTTTTGTAGCCAACCCACCGCGCTTGGCCGTGGACATTGAGGGCATTGAACTCAACCCCGCCCTCAAAGAGCTGGTGGGCAAAGTGCGCTCGGACGACCCCTACATCACAGGTGTGCGCGTGGGCCAATACGCCAACAAAACCGTGCGCTTGGTGTTAGACCTTCGCCAGATGGTCAAACCACAGGTGTTCAACTTGTTGCCCGTGAAAACCGGCAACACCCAGTACCAACACCGCTTGGTGCTTGACCTCTACCCTTCTGATGTGGCAGACCCACTGGAAGCCTTGATTGTGGACAAGCTCAAAGGCGGCACGGCCTTCAACGCGCCGTCGATGACGGCCACACCCACACCATCGGCGTCTAAGTTGGGCACACGTGCCGACCCTGTGGGCGATTTGATGGCCAAACCGAACGTGACGCCCGAGGTGCCATCGCCTGCGGCATCCACAGCTTCTGCGCCCATCACCACTGCCGCATCGGTGAACCAACAACAAGACGGCGAACGCTTCATCATCGTGGCACTCGACCCTGGCCACGGCGGCGAAGACCCCGGCGCATCAGGCCCCAGTGGCACACGCGAAAAAGATGTGGTGCTGAAAATTGCGCACCGCTTGCGTGACCGCATCAACAACACCGTCATCAAAACAAAACACGGCAACTTGCCCATGCGGGCTTACCTCACACGCGATGCCGACTATTTTGTGCCACTGCAACAGCGCGTCGAGAAAGCCCGACGCGTGCAGGCCGATTTGTTCATCAGCATCCATGCAGACGCGTTTCAAACCCCTGAAGCCAAAGGTGCCAGCGTGTTTGCCCTGAGCGATGGTGCAGCTTCCAGCGCAGCTGCGAAGTGGATGGCCAAGCAAGAAAACCGCGCCGATTTGATTGGTGGCTTGAACATCAAAAGCCAAGATGCCGCCGTGCAACGCGCCCTGCTTGACATGAGCACCACCGCACAAATCAAAGACAGCCTAAAACTCGGCAGCGCCATGCTGGGGCAAATCAAACACATTGGCAAACTGCACAAAGGCCGCGTAGAGCAAGCAGGCTTTGCCGTGTTGAAAGCGCCCGACATTCCCAGCGTGTTGGTGGAAACCGCCTTCATCAGCAACCCCGAAGAAGAGAAACGTTTGGTCAGCGCTCAATACCAAAACGACTTGGCTGATGCGCTGATGAAAGGCATTGAGCGCTACTTCTCACGCAATCCACCGCTGGCCAAAACCCGTAATACCTGA
- the tsaE gene encoding tRNA (adenosine(37)-N6)-threonylcarbamoyltransferase complex ATPase subunit type 1 TsaE has protein sequence MNNSPIVKTLVWPDEAATAAFATQLAAALTRANLNACIALHGDLGAGKTTFVRHLLRALGVEGRIKSPTYAVVEPYTVAAGEVWHFDFYRFSDPREWEDAGFRDIFASTGLKLCEWPQNAAGVMPTPDLELDIQVDNAEQRQVRISALTARGQELLA, from the coding sequence TTGAACAATTCGCCCATTGTAAAAACTCTGGTTTGGCCCGATGAAGCCGCCACCGCTGCGTTTGCCACGCAGCTGGCCGCCGCATTGACACGCGCCAACCTGAATGCTTGCATTGCCTTGCATGGCGACTTGGGCGCAGGCAAAACCACCTTTGTGCGCCACCTACTGCGCGCCTTGGGCGTCGAGGGCCGCATCAAAAGCCCCACCTATGCCGTGGTCGAACCCTACACCGTGGCCGCAGGCGAGGTGTGGCACTTTGACTTTTACCGCTTCAGCGACCCACGCGAATGGGAAGACGCAGGCTTTCGTGACATCTTCGCCAGCACGGGCTTAAAGCTGTGCGAATGGCCGCAAAACGCCGCAGGCGTGATGCCCACGCCAGACCTTGAACTCGACATCCAAGTGGACAACGCCGAGCAACGCCAAGTGCGCATCAGCGCCCTCACCGCGCGCGGGCAGGAGCTACTGGCATGA
- the queG gene encoding tRNA epoxyqueuosine(34) reductase QueG — MQALGQTLGFSQIAVAPLDLSSAEPHLQHWLAQNFHGSMDYMARHGLKRARPAELVPGTLSVLTARMNYLPRDTAEGWQDAEWQRLRNPAEAVVSVYARGRDYHKVLRNRLDTLAQQIDTLLIDTLKPNGFEYRAFTDSAPVMEAELATRSGQGWRGKHSLVLNREAGSMFFLGEIFLNVALPASESTSAHCGQCTACMDVCPTQAIVAEGLVDARRCISYLTIEHEGSIDVALRPLMGNHIYGCDDCQLICPWNKFAQASSLPDFDVRAGLVGQGMARLLAWTEAEFLRYTEGSPIRRIGHVRWLRNLAVAAGNALRQADDATLRQALQVHLSHSSDVVREHVQWALAQSDRLRAV, encoded by the coding sequence ATTCAGGCTCTAGGGCAAACACTGGGATTTTCGCAAATTGCGGTGGCCCCTTTGGACCTGTCTTCCGCCGAGCCGCATTTGCAACATTGGCTGGCCCAAAACTTCCACGGCAGCATGGACTATATGGCCCGTCACGGCCTCAAGCGCGCGCGTCCTGCCGAGCTGGTGCCGGGCACCTTGAGCGTGCTGACCGCCCGCATGAACTACCTGCCGCGCGACACCGCTGAGGGCTGGCAAGACGCCGAGTGGCAACGCTTGCGCAACCCTGCTGAGGCCGTGGTGTCGGTTTACGCCAGAGGGCGCGACTATCACAAGGTGCTGCGCAACCGGCTAGACACACTGGCTCAACAAATTGATACCTTGTTGATAGACACCTTAAAGCCCAATGGATTTGAATACCGAGCCTTCACTGATTCAGCCCCCGTGATGGAGGCTGAGCTGGCCACGCGCAGCGGCCAAGGCTGGCGCGGCAAACACAGCTTGGTGCTCAACCGCGAAGCAGGCTCCATGTTTTTCTTGGGCGAGATTTTTCTGAATGTAGCCTTGCCCGCATCCGAATCCACCAGCGCCCACTGCGGCCAGTGCACGGCGTGCATGGATGTGTGCCCCACGCAGGCCATCGTGGCCGAAGGCTTGGTGGATGCGCGTCGCTGCATTTCATATTTGACGATTGAGCACGAAGGCTCAATTGATGTGGCGCTGCGCCCCTTGATGGGTAATCACATCTACGGCTGCGACGACTGCCAGCTGATTTGCCCTTGGAACAAGTTTGCGCAAGCGTCGAGCTTGCCCGACTTTGATGTGCGTGCGGGCTTGGTGGGGCAGGGCATGGCGCGCTTGTTGGCTTGGACCGAAGCAGAGTTTTTGCGTTACACCGAGGGCAGTCCCATTCGTCGCATCGGTCACGTGCGCTGGTTGCGTAACCTAGCAGTGGCGGCGGGCAATGCGCTGCGGCAAGCGGACGATGCGACTTTGCGCCAAGCACTGCAAGTGCATCTCTCGCACAGCAGCGACGTGGTGCGTGAACATGTGCAGTGGGCGTTGGCGCAAAGCGATCGCCTTCGCGCGGTTTGA
- a CDS encoding DUF6671 family protein — MSAVHLYKHHKVAFLTQHGKQTLLRGSLETALGCELVHTDGYDTDLLGTFTRDQSRPCSQIEAARQKALIGMRLTQTTIGIASEGSFGMDPFGGFIPWNTEVLVWIDQNLGLEVHGIAHGPAQSLHKTIQSKNELEAFASAANFPNHLLVLRPNNQDDPDILKGIDNLADLLQAFDWAKQKSIQGRVFVENDLRAHANPTRQGVIRKACDNLIQKLRSRCPQCNTPGYWITEQTAGLPCSACGHKTHLPISEIWCCATCGHEDHKHLSLDRLADPSRCDFCNP, encoded by the coding sequence ATGTCTGCTGTCCATTTATACAAACATCACAAAGTTGCCTTTCTGACGCAGCATGGCAAGCAAACGCTTCTGAGGGGGTCACTTGAAACCGCATTAGGCTGCGAACTTGTGCACACCGACGGCTATGACACGGACTTATTGGGCACGTTCACAAGAGATCAAAGCAGGCCATGCTCACAAATTGAAGCTGCAAGGCAAAAGGCCTTGATTGGCATGCGCCTCACCCAGACGACGATCGGCATAGCGAGCGAAGGTTCGTTTGGCATGGATCCATTCGGTGGCTTTATCCCTTGGAACACCGAAGTGCTGGTGTGGATAGACCAAAACTTAGGCCTTGAAGTACACGGCATCGCACATGGTCCAGCCCAAAGCCTACACAAAACCATCCAATCAAAAAATGAATTAGAGGCCTTTGCGAGCGCCGCAAATTTCCCCAACCATCTCTTGGTCTTGAGACCAAACAACCAAGACGACCCAGACATTCTCAAAGGTATCGACAACCTAGCGGATTTGCTGCAAGCGTTTGACTGGGCTAAGCAAAAATCCATCCAGGGCAGGGTCTTTGTCGAAAACGATCTGCGTGCACATGCCAATCCGACCCGGCAGGGCGTGATCCGCAAAGCGTGCGACAACCTCATTCAAAAACTACGCTCCAGATGCCCCCAATGCAACACCCCGGGTTACTGGATCACAGAACAAACGGCAGGTTTACCTTGCAGCGCGTGCGGGCACAAAACGCACCTGCCCATCAGTGAGATCTGGTGCTGTGCAACTTGCGGACACGAAGATCACAAGCATCTGAGTTTGGATCGTTTGGCAGACCCAAGTCGGTGTGATTTTTGTAATCCTTGA